TTCGGTGATGATGTTCTGCTGGAGGCCTTCGAGTGCCCAACAGTATTTTCGGTCAGAAATTTTGTTGACTCAATAAGTATGAGCTATAGCTATGAAAATATAATGATCAAGATAGGAAATGGCGATAAGCCAAATCGAGAGATCATAATGAGCAGACTATCAGATGTGGATATCGCCATAGAGATAGTGAACGAAAAAAACACCAGCACGCCACACAAGATCCATGATAATGCACTTTCTGCCGCCAGAATAGCACAGATAAACGGTTTTTATCCCACAAAGAAAATCCCAATAAAATTCAGCAGAAAAAATGTATACGAAAAGGAGTTCACAACGTTGAGAAATGTAATAGAAAACAAAAACATGTTGGATAGACATGAAAACAGTAATACCCAGACCTGATCAAAGATCATAAAAAGGGAAGTTATATCTGAGGAATACCATTGTTTTCGTATCAAGTAAATGATTATATCACATATTTGTTAATATTTTGTTGGGTATACCTTTTCTTATTTCTTTGATCTTTTCCATTTGGGCTGATTGCGTCCTCTGTTCGATCCGAGGACCATTACCACCATAAATATCAATACGACGCCAAATACATAGAATATCCAGTCATAGTTCGGCGGGGTTCCGTAGTAAAATTTTGTAGTTATGGAGTTTGCATTCCCATCTATTTTGATGTTGGCGTTGTTCAAGGTGACCGTAAGCGTATGTGATCCATGACCAAGATTGGGATTAACGTATGTGACGTTAACCTCCACAGTTGATCCTGGCATTATTTTCGGCACCGTCTTTTGAATTACGGGGACGCCATCCACATAAAACGTTGCCGTAACATTGTAAACTGGATATGCGGATGGATTACTCAGAGATACATGGAAATAGATAGGTGAAACAACCGAGATCGTTATCATCTCTGAATAATTCTCCTGGATGCCATCGAATTCAGCAGATGTTACTATGTAGAGATAAAGTGTCTGTGGAACATCTGGAGCCGTTATACTGGCAGTGTAATTATATTTTGATGGGTAATACTGATGTATAGTGTTAGTTGGGCTTATTCCAGTAAGATTCGTACCAGCTATATAAATCGTGTAATTATAATTGCTGAATCCAGCTGTACTTGTTATTGTTATATTGAACTGCTGGCCTGTGCCGACATACGATGGGAAACTCACCTGACTCGAGTAGAAGGGCGCGGTCTGTGCATTGGCCGCAGTTCCTGCCATTCCGATCATAAGAAGTGCGATCACTGCCACAAAGATTATCGATTTGTTCATTTCCTGCGCCTCCCCCTGTATGCTGATACACTTAGACCAACTATGACGGTCACAGCGATCAAACTCAAGCCGATTATGAGGCTAAGATATGGATTCGATGTATAATTGCTTATTACTCCATTGCCACTCGCAACCACGCTTGCCTTTGAGAGCTGTGGATAACTGGCATTCAGCGTTAAACTATACGTGGTATTATAACCACTGACCACAACCTTAACTGAAACCTGCGGCGCCGGAGTGCTCGTTGTGGGTATAAGAGTTATATTCACCGATCTGGAGCTGTATGCAGGTATAGTAACATTGTATGGATACTTAACAGAATAATCTAGCAGCGAAAGATTGTTTATCTCAGCCGCAGATATATTAAGATTTACCGTTATGTTCGCATTGCCGGTATTGTTTATTATAACTGGTAATTCAAGATAAGTCCCATTCACTGAACTTATTCCGGCAGAGACATCGAAAGCAACAAGAGATGGAAAGTTTGCGTAAAGATATTTGGTAGTATTACCGCCATTATAGGTTATATTCACTGGGATGCTTATTTGCCCGGAGTTCATCATCTTTAGTGGAGTTATGTTTGCGGTTACATTATCTTCCTGCCCAGGGATCAACATCAACTTTCCATCGCTTATGTTCTTACCGAAGAATATCATGCGAAACTCACTCAGATTACCGGATGAAAGCGTTATATTTACGATTGAATTCCCAGTATTCATAATTGTGAAGTTATAGCTCAAAGGATAGTAGATAATCGTTCCATTTTTGATAATATATTTAAAGGTCTTTATCTTGGAAATTTGAGTTATAGAGAATGAAAAGACCTTCTCTTTGACCAAATTAAGGTTCACATATGTTTGACCTTTTACGTATACGGTGGAAGAGCTGGCGAATGTTATGCTAACCGTCTCTGATGGGAAACTTTCGCTACTGCTTATCTGTGAAGAAACGGTATAATTCCCTATCGGCAGATAGATGTATCCGATCGAGCTGTTTACATTTATGTTAGCATTTCCAGAAGAAATTGAGACGTTCAAGGGCTCCTGTACTCCATCTACAGCCGTCAACATGAAGACTTTGTAGGAGTTGGTCATGCTTGCGTTGAATGTCTTTGACCTTTCAAATGGGCTTATGGATAATGAACCGAAGTAACCAGTACTGTACGTGCGACTCAATGCATATACGGTATAATCTCTCGTAGGAACCTTGAAATATGCTATGCCCGTACCGTTTGCATTGGCTCCGGAGTAAAAAGAACCATTATAATACAGGTAAACTGTGGAATATGGATGATCTGTATCTATCCTCAAATTGGTCATGACCTGGACAAGCGTGACATTTATTGTTTCATTGGTGTTTGCATTCAACGTTACATTTGAATATCCTGTTGCATAGAAGGATCCAGTGTAATTGGAAAGAGCACCGGAGAATGTTATATGGTAACTCCCTGCCGGTAAGACCAGACTGGATAGGCCTGATATCCTGTATCCATTCCCTGAAACAGTATAATTGCCTAAAATGCCAAGGTCATTGCTGATGTTGAGATAGAAACCAGATGCCGTGGTTATGTTGTTTATCTGAATATTTCTCGTCACGTTAAACATAGAGAGATGGTAGCTTGAACCTGAAATATAATATTCCTCGTATGTTCCAACAGGAATAATTCCTAACATAACACGCGAACCAGTTTGACTGAACAGATACAGGTTGCTTAGATTGCTAGATACATTGGCTAATATCTGAACAGGTAGCTTTATCGTCCTTGATGCAGCTATTGGACGATCATTATATTTTATGATGTTTGTAGCATTGTGAATCGTTATTGTGTATATTCCTGGTAGAACGGATCCAACTATGACGCCATTGATCAGTGAAAGGTTATAATCGTACTCTCCTCTAAGATCTACATAACCGTTGAACACCGCTGGAATAGATGAATTGTATAGCGTTATATCAATTGGAATGTTAATTGGAGTCATACCGAGGGTCATGGCGGGTGCCAGATTTGTGACGGTGTAATTTTCAAAGTATGGAGATATCACCTTTATTGACGGGCTCCCGGTATTGGATGCATAAACTATATCAGTATATCCTGAAGGCGTAATTGGCACAGCTTCAATAGGGGTCCTGTATGAGTAAAGAACGATATAACCATTCCTTATAGAAGAATTTGAATCGTAAGATGGGCTAACACCGGAGTTATATAAAACTATACCGGTTAATGTTGAGTTGACAAGATGCATCTGATAAGTGAGGCTGCGCATCAATGGGACTTTAATATTCGCCGAATAGCTCTGACCGGCCACAACACTTGATGAATATATGGAATAATATCCATCGGGTAGACTGATATTAAACTCAGAGCTGCCACTGTACTGGTAATATATGAAAGAGTTGCCAGTAACTATGGAATAGTATCCAGAGCTCAAAGATATGTTGGTGACATTTGATTCCAGGGAAATCAAGCTGGACGGATATCCAGAGATGTTCAATTTTGTATCGGTTGTAAATGTATACGTTCCAAGGAACGCATATCCATCTCCGTAACCGTATACGGTATATGATCCGGACGGTATGGATACTGCATAACTGCCATTGCTTATATCAACAGAGGCAGTTACATTTCCATAGTTTCCGTCTGAAAGAAACTTGAGCGTTGAAATATTAGAGGCAATACCACTGACATGAACGACAGGATACGCGTTGGCTGATATGTTAATGAATTCGTTCCAGCCGGAAAGCGACTCAAAAATCGTGTCGGTTGTTGAATTCTGATCCATGGCATTTATCTCATAGTTGCCAGAGGGAAGATATATCAGATAATGGCCATTTTCTGCGGATACTTCATTATAAGGAGCACCGTTAACGTAAATCGTGAGACCATTTATGGGCGTATTACCTACCAGAACGGTCAGATTCACTGTATTCATTGGAACGTATGCGTTGTATACGTAAGACCCTCCCACAGTTGTATTCGCTATAGTAATGTTTCCATAATATTTTCCATCAATTATTGCGGATACAGAATAATCATAAGGAGGTATACTATTAAATTCATACTGACCGTTAACAACGTTTTTGCTAATCGTATAGTTGTATGTCGAGTTGTGAAGGATCACAGTTCCAGTATTAACATGCACGGTTGATGTTCGATTGTACGACGTCCTGTAAGTATATCCCAGGTTACCACTTATTGTTGTGTTCTTTATCACAAAATTGTGTATAATATAATAATCTGGCAAACCACTTGTCAAATTGACCGATGTTGAGATATGCTCTGCCTGCGCATCTGATATATGAACCTTCCAGTATGAGATAACATTAGATCCTATGAGTGTAAGTGGATCCAACGTACCTGTGCTTATAACAACTGTATCATTTCCTGGAAGACCTATTAAATTGTAATACCCAGTTGAATTAGTGATTACACGTTCATGGGGTATACCATACTGATCGAATATAGTGACGTAAACCCCGCCAACACCAGAACCAGATTCTGTGGTAACTCTACCGTTTATATATGCACCTGGATAATAGGCAACGATCGGATCTGCACCATTATATATTTCGGACAGCGGTGGCAGAAGCTGAGCCTTTCCCTTACCTTCAGATGTAAGGGTATACGCTTCCTGGATCGGTACTATCTTCCATGCGTTTGGATGAGCAGTTGTATTGTTATATGGATTGTAAGGAACACCAAGGTATACAAGCTCGAAGTTGCTCATATTCCAGGCAGGCATTATCTCGTACTGTCCAACCCCATACGAAATTCCAGGAATACCGTTGGACTGCCCCACCGCTGAAGGCGGATATCCGACCAGAAATCTGTATATTGATGTGTTATAAAATGCTGGGGTATACGTTATGTTAAACCCAATAGGCGTAAGATCTGTCGGTAACTGGTTGAGCGGATATGTACCCTGATCAGTGGATGCGTAGATCTGATAATATGTGTATGGAACTATCTCTCCATCATAGGTATATGTTGCCTGATCTGTAAGGTATGCTGGTGCATAAAAGATACCCGGGTTATCACCAGAGAATGGGAAAAGATTGTGATCGATCTGGATATACTGAATTGAATAACCTGTAACATCTTCAAGGGCAGCATAAAGATCGCTGAGTGTATTGAGACTAAATGTACTGGCAAGATATCCCCTAAGGAATCCATAGTAGATATTGTCTGGTGTTGAAGAATTAATGAAATTTCCATAGATGCTTGTGTTCGAAAGTACGGTGGAGGTAAATGATGCAGGATCAACATATGATCTATATACAATCTGGGCAGCTTTTGATCCCAAATATTGTTTGATCGTCGAGTTTATTGGGGCAAAATTGTGGTAATTAGCTTCATAGCCTTTTATCAATCTTGCTATCATCACGCCAAGTATCTGACTCTGATTTCCAGATAGCAGTATCTGACCAGCTGGAACGTAACCCTGCTGGAAGTCATCCGCCACCGTTGGATGCTGTCCTTCTAGAACTTCCTGGAAACCATAATCCCACCAGTTAACGTACGCTGGCCTCTCATCTATAGGAACATTGGTGTTCTGCGTAGATAGCCATGCGAAGGACTGAGCCAGCGGCTGAGATGAATTGGCTATGTAGAAACCTGATGAACCAAAGTATTGGGCGTTACTCGAATTGTTGGCCCTGAGGAAAGGTGGAAGCTCATGATAGATCTGAGAATTTATTGTTGAGGCACTGTTTTCCGGTATAGCGGCATTTACCATGCCAATACCGGAAGGTATTATAAGCACCAATACCAGTATTATTGCGAAGCTTGCATGAACCCAGTTTATATTTCCCTTCAGCGTCTTCTTCAGCGTAGAGCTTCCAATGTTTCTCTTTCTGACCTCTGTTAGCTTGGCCATGTCTATGAAATAGATCAATACGGCGCCACCTAGAATCCCATAAGCTGGAGCTGCAGTAATATTGAACCTTGCTGCTTCGAAGCTCATATAAATTGAGACCAGAGAGAAGACTAGAATAAACATAAGTATGTCGGTTTTTTCTTTCACGTATTTGTACAATACATAGACTATTCCGCTCATTCCAAATATGAACTGAGCCACACCGAAACTATTTATATATTCACCAAGCGGTAGCGGAGCTGCCTCTGCTATCGTGGTATAGACCCTCGTTTTGATGAAATAACCTTCTCCGGATATGAGAGTATGCATAGTGGTTGGTTCCAATTTGAGTAAGACGAAGAAACCACCCAGAGAAACGGCTATGGTCAACGGAACTGTTATCACCCATGGTTTCCTGCCAATTATATTTATTAGGATAAGGAATGCGATACCAAGTACCGCCATCTGCACCTCTGGGGTATACCAGCCAGATATAAGCCCTGAACCGTAGTAGTAGTAAGCGCCCATCAGAAAACCAAGAAACATAGACAGTGTCGTTATATAGGTAAGATAGCCCGTAGGCTTTCTTGTGAGAAGATTTATCACAGACTGAACGACTACATATATAAGTATGATTACCTGAATGTAGGCATAACCCTGCCAGGAGAGCATCAGCCCCCCCAGAGCAGCCCCAGACAGGAGGGCATAGATAGTAGCTTTCTTATTCTTGGAATAGTAGGAAATTATGGACGGCAAATATGACTTTACATCCGATAGTTTATTTATAAATAGGCCTTTCTTGGCATTTTTTATCGCCATCTCAAAGAAGTATATGGCCAGGAATGCGAATAGGAGCTCTGGAGTGTGCATTCTACCATCGGTCAATATACCGGCAGATAGGTTTCCTGGCATAAGTGCATACAGGAATGCTGCTATTATACCTGCCTTTTTACCGAAGGCCTCCTTTGCCATCAAATAAACTGGTATTATAAGAAGCGCCCCGAATACCGCATCGAACTCGGCGAATGCGTAATATGCAGCCTTATATACACCAAATATAGGTGAAAGTATAGTGGCTACAAACGCTATCATCCAGTGAAAGAATGGTGGTCTCGGATTTCCTGCCCCAATAGGATAATTGAGGAACAATTCATGCAATAACTGAGTGTGGTATGTTAATATATATTGAATAATATAATAATTGAAATACGGATCACTGCCACCCGAATTGTTGAGAAACGGGTAGTCAAAAGCCTGCGACCAAGAAAAGAAGTTGGCCATAAAGAGATAGAAAACAAAGATTATACCCAGTATTATCTCTGTTTCGTATCTCTTGAATATCAATGTAAGATCGAATTTGTTTTCGTTTCTCTCTACAGTTTCAAACATACAGCGAAACCTCTAATCAAATCTCTATATAAAAAACTGATCGATTGGGTTAGAATTGGTCTTACAGGATGAATAAATAATTGTTATGAATTCACTCAACCATTGATGCAAGTTAAACTATATCTTGATGGATATCAGTACCGTATATTAAGACCAGATGTTGAGGGGAGATATGGTAAGGCTGACGTCTCTCTCCATAGTGAAGGCGGGAGTTTTTACATTTATATAGAAGCACCTGATACAGGATCGCTGAGAACTTCATTGTCCTCAATTGCGAGACTATTTCATGTGATAGATAGGATGGAGGGATTAATTAATGGTTGAACCAAATATAAGTGCATACTTGCAGAATCAATTACGCCAGGCCCAGGAACTTGAAGAAAATATAGAAAAACTAGCAACACAGAGATATCAACTTGATCTAAGTCTTAAGGAGATGCAGAAGACGCTTGACGAATTGAATAAACTCGATGAAAGTACTCCAATATATCGCACCGTGGGATCTATTTTATACAGAGTGCAGGATAAGAAAAAGCTGGTAGATGAATTGGATGAGCAGATAGAACTGGCAAAGATAAGAATAAGTACACTCGAGAAACAGCAGAAATCACTTGAAGAAAAATACAAGGAACTACAGAATGCAATAAGGGATAGATATAATCAGGAGAATAAGAAAGGTGCCACAAATTGATAGATTTCCTGGATGTCCAGAAGGAGCTCCCATCCATTGGTGTGAGGATCAATAGGGTTGGGGTAAAGAAGATAAATTTTCCACTGAAACTCGGCGAGGATTTCGCTTTCTTAGTTATCGATCTATTTGTTGATATCCCTGAAACAAGAAAAGGCGCTGACATGTCCAGAGCAGTGGAATCCATCCACAAGGTCCTTAATAGCTGGTCAGATAGCGAAAGAATAGGAGAAATAGGTATTGCCATATGTGATGAAGCCCTCTCAAGGTTCAACTATTCAGAAAAATCAGAGAGTTACATTGAAATAAACTATTTCAAAAGGGAAAAGGATAGATACCTTGAATATAAAATATATTTACATTCAATTAAAAATCGTCTTAATACCCTAAAAAACGAAATTGGGATGTCCTATGTTACGATGACGGCCTGCCCATGCGCCATGGAAACCACAAGAGCATTGATCAGTAAGGATAATCCGGAACTATCGGATTATCTGATATCTATTCCAACCGTTACTCATAATCAGAGAAATATTATAAAATTATTTGTTGAAAACAAAGGGAACAATATCTCTATATGGCAACTTGCAAGCATAATAGAAAATGTTCAGGGTAGACCGCTCGATTCGCTTCTTAAAAGGATTGATGAAGGAAATCTTGTCTATAGGGCTCATAAGAATCCAAGATTTGTTGAAGATGTTGTACGTGAAATAGCCTATGTGGCTGCCAATTCTCTGGCAATTCCAGACGAAGCGAAGATAAGAGTATCATCCGAAAGTGATGAGAGCATACACCCACATAATGCGTTCGCAGAACTAGAACTGAGCGCGGGTGAACTTAGAAGGATCTCCAGAAAATAATCAAATTGCCCATGCCCAAGAAAATTTCATCTTTACATTTTTTCTCCAATCAGATCCATTATCTTTTTTCTCACCAATGACGAGCTGTTGAGATCTCCATCATATTTCGAGATGCGAACTATGCGTGCTTCCACTCCAACTTTTTGCAGCTGCCTGTTAAGTCCTACTTCATCAAATTTTTGATCGTACCCTAGAGTTATTATATCCGGTCTGACTTCGAGTACTGTTTTCATCATATCGTCTTCATGACCAAGGATCGCATAATCAACTGGTTTAAGTTCGGATACAAGCTTTAATCTGGAGTTTTCGTCAAAAATAGGCGACTTACCATTCTTTCTCGCAGTCTTATCCCTTG
This genomic interval from Thermoplasma sp. Kam2015 contains the following:
- a CDS encoding CARDB domain-containing protein; the encoded protein is MNKSIIFVAVIALLMIGMAGTAANAQTAPFYSSQVSFPSYVGTGQQFNITITSTAGFSNYNYTIYIAGTNLTGISPTNTIHQYYPSKYNYTASITAPDVPQTLYLYIVTSAEFDGIQENYSEMITISVVSPIYFHVSLSNPSAYPVYNVTATFYVDGVPVIQKTVPKIMPGSTVEVNVTYVNPNLGHGSHTLTVTLNNANIKIDGNANSITTKFYYGTPPNYDWIFYVFGVVLIFMVVMVLGSNRGRNQPKWKRSKK
- a CDS encoding glycosyltransferase family 39 protein — its product is MFETVERNENKFDLTLIFKRYETEIILGIIFVFYLFMANFFSWSQAFDYPFLNNSGGSDPYFNYYIIQYILTYHTQLLHELFLNYPIGAGNPRPPFFHWMIAFVATILSPIFGVYKAAYYAFAEFDAVFGALLIIPVYLMAKEAFGKKAGIIAAFLYALMPGNLSAGILTDGRMHTPELLFAFLAIYFFEMAIKNAKKGLFINKLSDVKSYLPSIISYYSKNKKATIYALLSGAALGGLMLSWQGYAYIQVIILIYVVVQSVINLLTRKPTGYLTYITTLSMFLGFLMGAYYYYGSGLISGWYTPEVQMAVLGIAFLILINIIGRKPWVITVPLTIAVSLGGFFVLLKLEPTTMHTLISGEGYFIKTRVYTTIAEAAPLPLGEYINSFGVAQFIFGMSGIVYVLYKYVKEKTDILMFILVFSLVSIYMSFEAARFNITAAPAYGILGGAVLIYFIDMAKLTEVRKRNIGSSTLKKTLKGNINWVHASFAIILVLVLIIPSGIGMVNAAIPENSASTINSQIYHELPPFLRANNSSNAQYFGSSGFYIANSSQPLAQSFAWLSTQNTNVPIDERPAYVNWWDYGFQEVLEGQHPTVADDFQQGYVPAGQILLSGNQSQILGVMIARLIKGYEANYHNFAPINSTIKQYLGSKAAQIVYRSYVDPASFTSTVLSNTSIYGNFINSSTPDNIYYGFLRGYLASTFSLNTLSDLYAALEDVTGYSIQYIQIDHNLFPFSGDNPGIFYAPAYLTDQATYTYDGEIVPYTYYQIYASTDQGTYPLNQLPTDLTPIGFNITYTPAFYNTSIYRFLVGYPPSAVGQSNGIPGISYGVGQYEIMPAWNMSNFELVYLGVPYNPYNNTTAHPNAWKIVPIQEAYTLTSEGKGKAQLLPPLSEIYNGADPIVAYYPGAYINGRVTTESGSGVGGVYVTIFDQYGIPHERVITNSTGYYNLIGLPGNDTVVISTGTLDPLTLIGSNVISYWKVHISDAQAEHISTSVNLTSGLPDYYIIHNFVIKNTTISGNLGYTYRTSYNRTSTVHVNTGTVILHNSTYNYTISKNVVNGQYEFNSIPPYDYSVSAIIDGKYYGNITIANTTVGGSYVYNAYVPMNTVNLTVLVGNTPINGLTIYVNGAPYNEVSAENGHYLIYLPSGNYEINAMDQNSTTDTIFESLSGWNEFINISANAYPVVHVSGIASNISTLKFLSDGNYGNVTASVDISNGSYAVSIPSGSYTVYGYGDGYAFLGTYTFTTDTKLNISGYPSSLISLESNVTNISLSSGYYSIVTGNSFIYYQYSGSSEFNISLPDGYYSIYSSSVVAGQSYSANIKVPLMRSLTYQMHLVNSTLTGIVLYNSGVSPSYDSNSSIRNGYIVLYSYRTPIEAVPITPSGYTDIVYASNTGSPSIKVISPYFENYTVTNLAPAMTLGMTPINIPIDITLYNSSIPAVFNGYVDLRGEYDYNLSLINGVIVGSVLPGIYTITIHNATNIIKYNDRPIAASRTIKLPVQILANVSSNLSNLYLFSQTGSRVMLGIIPVGTYEEYYISGSSYHLSMFNVTRNIQINNITTASGFYLNISNDLGILGNYTVSGNGYRISGLSSLVLPAGSYHITFSGALSNYTGSFYATGYSNVTLNANTNETINVTLVQVMTNLRIDTDHPYSTVYLYYNGSFYSGANANGTGIAYFKVPTRDYTVYALSRTYSTGYFGSLSISPFERSKTFNASMTNSYKVFMLTAVDGVQEPLNVSISSGNANINVNSSIGYIYLPIGNYTVSSQISSSESFPSETVSITFASSSTVYVKGQTYVNLNLVKEKVFSFSITQISKIKTFKYIIKNGTIIYYPLSYNFTIMNTGNSIVNITLSSGNLSEFRMIFFGKNISDGKLMLIPGQEDNVTANITPLKMMNSGQISIPVNITYNGGNTTKYLYANFPSLVAFDVSAGISSVNGTYLELPVIINNTGNANITVNLNISAAEINNLSLLDYSVKYPYNVTIPAYSSRSVNITLIPTTSTPAPQVSVKVVVSGYNTTYSLTLNASYPQLSKASVVASGNGVISNYTSNPYLSLIIGLSLIAVTVIVGLSVSAYRGRRRK
- a CDS encoding KEOPS complex subunit Pcc1; this encodes MQVKLYLDGYQYRILRPDVEGRYGKADVSLHSEGGSFYIYIEAPDTGSLRTSLSSIARLFHVIDRMEGLING
- a CDS encoding prefoldin subunit beta — protein: MVEPNISAYLQNQLRQAQELEENIEKLATQRYQLDLSLKEMQKTLDELNKLDESTPIYRTVGSILYRVQDKKKLVDELDEQIELAKIRISTLEKQQKSLEEKYKELQNAIRDRYNQENKKGATN
- the mptA gene encoding GTP cyclohydrolase MptA; protein product: MIDFLDVQKELPSIGVRINRVGVKKINFPLKLGEDFAFLVIDLFVDIPETRKGADMSRAVESIHKVLNSWSDSERIGEIGIAICDEALSRFNYSEKSESYIEINYFKREKDRYLEYKIYLHSIKNRLNTLKNEIGMSYVTMTACPCAMETTRALISKDNPELSDYLISIPTVTHNQRNIIKLFVENKGNNISIWQLASIIENVQGRPLDSLLKRIDEGNLVYRAHKNPRFVEDVVREIAYVAANSLAIPDEAKIRVSSESDESIHPHNAFAELELSAGELRRISRK
- a CDS encoding adenylyltransferase/cytidyltransferase family protein → MIKVMATGVFDIIHLGHIHYLKESKKLGDMLVVVVARDKTARKNGKSPIFDENSRLKLVSELKPVDYAILGHEDDMMKTVLEVRPDIITLGYDQKFDEVGLNRQLQKVGVEARIVRISKYDGDLNSSSLVRKKIMDLIGEKM